The Papaver somniferum cultivar HN1 chromosome 3, ASM357369v1, whole genome shotgun sequence genome includes a region encoding these proteins:
- the LOC113358596 gene encoding uncharacterized protein LOC113358596: MVDSRIICDLSSEVFSEFADIVTLYYSGQQVNYNKSSFIFSREVPVERQNEVTTMPGISSMKVEDKYLGVQILKPGKRIDSYDILVDKFDNNMAGWKKHFLNYAGRTILIQAVLLMSIQVVANLT; this comes from the exons ATGGTTGATTCCAGAATTATCTGTGACTTGTCTTCTGAGGTTTTCTCTGAGTTTGCTGATATAGTCACTCTCTATTATTCAG GCCAACAGGTAAACTACAACAAATCTTCATTTATCTTCAGCAGAGAAGTCCCTGTTGAGAGACAAAATGAAGTTACTACAATGCCGGGTATCTCTAGTATGAAGGTGGAGGATAAGTATCTTGGAGTGCAGATTCTTAAACCTGGTAAACGAATTGATTCCTATGATATTCTGGTGGATAAATTCGATAACAATATGGCAGGGTGGAAAAAGCATTTCCTAAACTATGCAGGGAGAACCATTTTAATTCAAGCAGTTCTGCTAATGTCGATACAAGTTGTTGCTAACCTTACCTGA
- the LOC113360613 gene encoding F-box protein At3g07870-like produces MEDLPDDLRLEILSRLPPEPLLNRKLVCKTWQSLLSHQKVGLLFLIRSDRETNLKHYYGDYDEIFSRSSTDEEFSFKSLTKIKHPEINRRQIHSFLDHIVGSCNGLVCMRVPHHQVNDPVYIFNPTTMEYINLPRLKYKFAYVVSGFGYHPKTNKYKVIRISYPDRIYSNTTDAKGFVVEVYTLGSGIGWRSIGEITYQLYKRGVLANGSLKEIVVTTRKPKL; encoded by the coding sequence ATGGAGGATCTTCCTGACGATCTAAGATTAGAAATTTTGTCCCGTCTTCCCCCTGAGCCACTTTTGAACCGCAAACTTGTTTGTAAAACTTGGCAAAGTCTCTTATCTCATCAAAAAGTGGGTCTTCTATTTTTGATTCGGTCTGACAGAGAAACAAACCTTAAACACTACTATGGAGATTATGATGAGATTTTTAGTAGAAGTAGTACTGATGAGGAGTTTTCATTCAAAAGTCTTACGAAGATCAAACATCCTGAAATTAATCGGCGACAGATCCATTCATTCCTAGATCACATTGTTGGTTCttgcaatggtttggtttgtATGCGTGTACCCCATCACCAAGTCAATGATCCTGTCTACATATTCAACCCAACCACTATGGAATACATTAATCTTCCACGGTTGAAATATAAATTTGCTTACGTCGTGAGTGGATTTGGCTACCACCCTAAGACTAACAAATACAAGGTCATTCGAATCAGTTACCCCGACAGGATTTACTCCAACACGACCGATGCCAAAGGATTCGTCGTCGAGGTATATACACTCGGAAGTGGCATTGGATGGAGAAGCATCGGAGAAATCACCTACCAACTATACAAGAGGGGTGTTCTTGCCAACGGATCTTTAAAGGAAATTGTTGTTACGACAAGAAAACCGAAACTTTAA
- the LOC113358598 gene encoding probable protein phosphatase 2C 59, giving the protein MGYLNSVLSTSGNQVDDAPVSGGGLSQNGKFSYGYASSPGKRSSMEDFYETRIDGVDGEIVGLFGVFDGHGGARAAEYVKQNLFSNLISHPKFISDTKSAIADAYSHTDSEFLKSENTQNRDAGSTASTAILVGDRLLVANVGDSRAVICRGGNAIAVSRDHKPDQTDERQRIEDAGGFVMWAGTWRVGGVLAVSRAFGDRLLKQYVVADPEIQEEVVDSSLEFLILASDGLWDVVTNEEAVSMTKPIEDPEQAARRLMQEAYQRGSADNITCVVVRFLDTANQDHQGGPKKTHLVNVSQGGASNSNPGGTSQSYKGGASHGQGGANKGHQGGSASSRSSGAANNSSSSSG; this is encoded by the exons ATGGGCTACCTGAATTCCGTTTTATCTACCAGCGGAAATCAGGTTGATGATGCTCCTGTAAGTGGCGGGGGTCTCAG TCAGAATGGAAAGTTCAGCTATGGATATGCAAGCTCTCCTGGAAAAAGGTCGTCAATGGAAGATTTCTATGAGACCAGAATtgatggagtcgatggagaaaTAGTTGGTCTTTTCGGCGTCTTTGATG GTCATGGGGGTGCCCGGGCAGCAGAGTATGTTAAACAAAACCTTTTCAGTAATTTGATCAGTCATCCGAAGTTCATCTCTGATACGAAATCAGCTATAG CGGATGCATATAGCCATACAGACTCAGAGTTTTTGAAATCAGAGAATACTCAAAATAGAGATGCTGGCTCAACAGCTTCCACAGCAATTCTTGTTGGCGACCGTTTGCTAGTTGCAAATGTGGGAGATTCCAGAGCTGTTATCTGCAGGGGTGGAAATG CTATAGCTGTTTCACGAGATCACAAGCCAGACCAAACTGATGAGCGGCAACGCATTGAGGATGCTGGAGGTTTTGTAATGTGGGCAG GAACCTGGAGAGTTGGTGGTGTGCTTGCTGTTTCCCGTGCCTTCGGCGATAGGCTCTTGAAGCAGTATGTTGTTGCAGATCCCGAAATTCAG GAAGAAGTCGTTGATAGTTCTCTGGAGTTTCTTATCCTGGCCAGTGATGGACTCTGGGATGTTGTCACCAATGAG GAGGCTGTTTCCATGACCAAACCCATTGAGGATCCGGAGCAGGCTGCAAGGAGACTGATGCAAGAAGCATATCAGAGAGGCAGTGCAGATAACATTACTTGTGTGGTTGTACGTTTCTTGGACACAGCCAACCAGGATCATCAAGGTGGGCCTAAGAAAACTCATTTAGTTAACGTCAGCCAAGGTGGGGCTAGCAATAGTAATCCAGGTGGTACCAGTCAAAGTTATAAAGGTGGAGCAAGCCATGGACAAGGTGGGGCCAACAAAGGTCATCAAGGCGGCAGTGCGTCCTCTCGGTCCTCAGGAGCAGCTAATAACAGCAGCAGCAGTTCTGGGTGA